Proteins from a genomic interval of Polaribacter sejongensis:
- the pth gene encoding aminoacyl-tRNA hydrolase — protein MNFTNFFSEIFGIKVESKEALMKKFLIVGLGNIGEQYTNTRHNIGFKIVDEVAEEHSATFETEKLGDVANFRFKGRTFVLLKPSTFMNLSGKAVKYWMDKENISVENILVVTDDVNIDFGVIRLKAKGSAGGHNGLKDIQEKLNTQQYARFRFGVGGNYGRGRQVDYVLGEWKKEETSELIERLPTSAKVITSFGTAGLNNTMNTFNGK, from the coding sequence ATGAATTTTACAAACTTTTTTTCTGAAATATTTGGTATTAAAGTTGAATCTAAAGAAGCGTTAATGAAGAAGTTTTTAATTGTTGGATTAGGTAATATTGGTGAGCAATACACAAATACGCGTCATAATATTGGGTTTAAAATTGTAGATGAGGTTGCGGAAGAGCACAGTGCAACTTTTGAAACTGAAAAGCTTGGAGATGTAGCTAATTTCCGATTTAAAGGAAGAACATTTGTTTTACTTAAACCAAGTACTTTTATGAATTTAAGCGGTAAAGCAGTAAAATATTGGATGGATAAAGAAAACATATCTGTAGAAAATATTTTAGTAGTTACCGATGATGTAAATATAGATTTTGGAGTAATTCGTTTAAAAGCAAAAGGATCTGCAGGCGGACATAACGGATTAAAAGATATTCAAGAAAAATTAAATACCCAGCAATACGCTCGTTTTAGATTTGGTGTTGGTGGTAATTATGGTAGAGGTAGGCAAGTAGATTATGTCCTTGGTGAATGGAAAAAAGAAGAAACCAGTGAATTGATAGAGCGCTTGCCAACATCAGCTAAAGTAATTACTTCTTTTGGTACCGCAGGTTTAAATAATACCATGAATACCTTTAATGGTAAGTAA
- a CDS encoding 6-pyruvoyl trahydropterin synthase family protein, translated as MSTIRITKQFSFETGHALYGYDGKCKNVHGHSYKLSVTVSGKPIADNTNVKFGMVIDFGDLKKIVNEEIVDIFDHATVFNKNTPHVDLAKELMDRGHHVLLVDYQPTSEMMVIDFAEKIKGRLPENIKLHAIKLQETDSSFAEWYASEN; from the coding sequence ATGAGTACAATTAGAATTACAAAACAATTTAGCTTTGAAACAGGGCACGCCTTATATGGTTATGATGGTAAATGCAAAAACGTTCACGGACATTCTTACAAACTTTCTGTAACCGTATCAGGAAAACCAATTGCAGACAACACCAACGTAAAATTTGGTATGGTGATTGATTTTGGAGATTTAAAAAAGATTGTAAACGAAGAAATTGTAGATATTTTTGACCATGCAACCGTATTTAATAAAAATACACCTCATGTAGATTTAGCAAAGGAATTAATGGATAGAGGACATCATGTTTTATTGGTAGATTACCAACCAACAAGTGAAATGATGGTAATAGATTTTGCTGAAAAAATAAAAGGCAGATTACCAGAAAACATCAAACTTCACGCTATAAAACTACAAGAAACAGATTCTAGCTTTGCAGAATGGTATGCCAGTGAGAATTAA
- a CDS encoding GH3 auxin-responsive promoter family protein gives MSIKSFFAIPFAKIATKKVYKWANTPHKTQEKVFKNLISKGSKTAFGKDHNFDTISNYEDFKKQVKVTDYEGLRPYVDRIVAGESNVLWTGKPLYFAKTSGTTSGAKFIPITKDSMPTHIKAARNALLFYIKEKNDASFVDGKMIFLQGSPILSDKNGVKLGRLSGIVAHYVPQYLLKNRLPSWETNCIEDWDTKVNAIVEETINEDMSVISGIPSWVQMYFEKLIEKTGKSVSELFPNFNFFIYGGVNFEPYKNKFESLIGKKIDYIELYPASEGFIAYQDSQTEKGMLLQLDSGMFYEFIPADEFFNEKPTRISLKDVKMGVNYAIILNTTAGLWGYNIGDTVEFTSTKPYRIKVTGRIKHFISAFGEHVIGKEVEKALNDSIKGTNINISEFTVAPQVSPDSGLPYHEWFIEFENEPENLEEFAAKIDASMQAQNIYYIDLIEGKVLRPLIVRKVKKGGFHEYMKSIGKFGGQNKIPQLSDNRKIADVLHNFIIKE, from the coding sequence ATGAGCATTAAATCATTTTTTGCGATTCCGTTTGCTAAAATTGCAACAAAAAAAGTTTATAAATGGGCCAACACCCCACATAAAACACAAGAAAAAGTTTTTAAAAATTTAATTTCTAAAGGAAGTAAAACAGCTTTTGGAAAAGATCATAATTTTGATACTATTTCTAATTATGAAGATTTTAAAAAACAAGTAAAAGTTACAGATTACGAAGGTTTAAGACCTTACGTAGATAGAATTGTAGCTGGAGAATCGAATGTACTTTGGACCGGAAAACCACTATACTTCGCAAAAACCTCGGGCACAACTTCTGGCGCAAAATTTATTCCGATTACCAAAGACTCGATGCCTACACATATTAAGGCGGCAAGAAATGCTTTGTTATTTTATATCAAAGAAAAAAACGACGCAAGTTTTGTGGATGGTAAAATGATTTTCTTACAAGGAAGCCCTATTTTAAGTGATAAGAACGGCGTAAAATTGGGTAGATTAAGCGGAATTGTAGCGCATTATGTACCTCAATATTTATTAAAAAATAGATTACCAAGTTGGGAAACCAACTGCATAGAAGATTGGGACACCAAAGTAAATGCCATTGTAGAAGAAACCATTAATGAAGACATGTCTGTAATTAGCGGAATTCCTTCTTGGGTACAGATGTATTTTGAAAAACTGATTGAAAAAACTGGGAAATCGGTTTCAGAACTGTTCCCTAATTTTAATTTCTTTATTTATGGAGGTGTTAACTTTGAGCCTTATAAGAATAAGTTTGAAAGTTTAATTGGTAAAAAAATCGATTATATAGAATTATATCCAGCATCGGAAGGCTTTATTGCATATCAAGATTCTCAGACAGAAAAAGGAATGTTGTTGCAATTAGATTCAGGTATGTTTTACGAGTTTATTCCTGCGGATGAATTTTTTAATGAAAAGCCTACAAGAATTTCTTTAAAGGATGTAAAAATGGGTGTTAATTACGCCATCATTTTAAACACAACAGCAGGTCTTTGGGGGTATAACATTGGTGATACTGTCGAGTTTACATCAACAAAACCTTATCGAATAAAAGTTACCGGTAGAATAAAACATTTTATATCCGCCTTTGGCGAACACGTTATTGGTAAAGAAGTAGAAAAAGCTTTAAACGATTCCATTAAAGGCACCAACATAAATATTAGTGAGTTTACAGTAGCACCGCAAGTGAGTCCGGATAGTGGTTTGCCGTATCATGAATGGTTTATCGAATTTGAAAATGAACCCGAAAACCTAGAGGAATTTGCAGCTAAAATTGATGCTTCTATGCAGGCTCAAAATATTTATTATATCGATTTAATTGAAGGAAAAGTTTTACGTCCTTTAATCGTTAGAAAAGTAAAAAAAGGTGGTTTTCATGAATATATGAAATCTATTGGTAAATTTGGAGGACAAAATAAGATTCCGCAATTGTCTGATAACAGAAAAATTGCAGATGTTTTACATAATTTTATAATTAAAGAGTAA
- a CDS encoding M23 family metallopeptidase, translating into MAKKDKKKGKLKQKLTDKYRLVVLNEDTFEERFSLKLSRLNVYVLGGFFSILLIASTILLIAFTPLKEYIPGYSSTALKRKAANLTFEADSLKIKLAVLENYTKALRPVLTGEIQPESIDSIQAEARHRFIDESELAATKEDSLFREKVESETLFSIEQNAKSNVKVVFFAPLNGTISQVFDATSKHFAVDITAKSGTPIKATADGTVIFSGWTTETGYVIILKHAKDYISVYKHNGNLLKEQGDFVKSGEVIATIGSTGELTTGPHLHFELWSGGYAVNPTNFIDFK; encoded by the coding sequence GTGGCTAAAAAAGATAAAAAAAAGGGAAAACTTAAACAAAAACTAACTGATAAATACAGATTGGTCGTTTTAAATGAAGACACTTTTGAAGAGCGTTTTTCATTAAAACTTTCAAGATTAAATGTATATGTTTTGGGTGGTTTTTTTTCTATATTATTAATAGCTAGTACCATTCTTCTAATTGCATTTACTCCTTTAAAAGAGTATATACCAGGCTACTCTTCTACTGCTTTAAAAAGAAAAGCAGCAAATTTAACTTTTGAAGCAGATTCCTTAAAAATTAAATTAGCAGTTTTAGAAAATTACACAAAAGCCTTAAGACCTGTTTTAACAGGAGAAATTCAACCAGAAAGTATAGATTCTATTCAGGCAGAAGCAAGACATCGTTTTATAGACGAGAGTGAATTGGCTGCCACAAAAGAAGATTCTTTATTTAGAGAAAAAGTAGAAAGTGAAACGCTATTTTCTATTGAACAAAACGCAAAAAGTAATGTTAAGGTGGTCTTTTTTGCCCCTTTAAACGGTACAATATCTCAAGTTTTTGATGCCACCTCTAAACACTTTGCAGTAGATATTACCGCAAAAAGCGGAACACCAATTAAGGCAACTGCAGATGGAACTGTTATTTTTTCTGGATGGACCACAGAAACAGGCTACGTTATTATTTTAAAACATGCTAAAGATTATATTTCTGTTTATAAACACAACGGAAACTTATTAAAAGAACAAGGAGACTTTGTAAAATCTGGTGAAGTAATTGCCACTATAGGATCTACTGGAGAATTAACTACAGGACCACATTTACATTTTGAACTTTGGAGCGGTGGATATGCCGTAAACCCAACAAATTTTATAGATTTTAAATAA
- the nadD gene encoding nicotinate (nicotinamide) nucleotide adenylyltransferase, whose translation MSKIGLYFGTFNPMHIGHLIIANHMVENSDLDEIWMVVTPHNPFKKKSSLLDNHERFEMIYRATANYQKIKPSDIEFNLPQPNYTVHTLAHVSDMYPNKEFCLIMGEDNLKSLHKWKNYETILEHHHIYVYPRIADGEMDDQFKNHAKIHKVEAPIVQISSTMIRKAIKNKKNTQPLLPKEVWEYIDEMNFYNS comes from the coding sequence ATGAGTAAAATAGGTTTATATTTTGGCACGTTTAACCCAATGCATATTGGGCATTTAATTATTGCCAATCATATGGTAGAAAATTCTGATTTAGATGAAATCTGGATGGTTGTTACACCTCATAATCCGTTTAAGAAGAAAAGCTCTTTGCTAGATAATCATGAACGTTTTGAAATGATTTATAGAGCAACCGCTAATTACCAGAAAATTAAACCTTCAGATATTGAGTTTAATTTGCCACAACCCAATTACACCGTTCATACGTTAGCACATGTTTCTGATATGTATCCAAACAAAGAATTCTGCTTAATTATGGGTGAAGACAATCTAAAAAGTTTACATAAATGGAAAAATTATGAAACTATTTTAGAACATCATCACATTTATGTCTACCCTAGAATTGCTGATGGTGAAATGGATGATCAATTTAAAAACCATGCTAAAATTCATAAAGTAGAAGCTCCTATTGTTCAAATATCTTCTACCATGATAAGAAAGGCTATAAAGAACAAAAAAAATACGCAACCATTATTACCTAAAGAGGTTTGGGAGTACATAGATGAAATGAACTTTTACAATTCATAA
- the gmk gene encoding guanylate kinase, producing the protein MSDFKGKLFVFSAPSGSGKTTIVRHLLKQERFNLEFSISATSRAPRGEEKDGEDYYFIDLKEFKNKIKGDEFLEWEEVYRDNFYGTLKSEIERIWALKKHVIFDIDVVGGLRIKKKYPEETLSVFVKPPSVDELKIRLKKRSTESEDKINMRIAKASVELATAPQFDKIIKNYILEDALQEAEELMSDFLELN; encoded by the coding sequence ATGTCAGATTTTAAAGGAAAATTATTCGTCTTTTCTGCACCTTCTGGTTCAGGTAAAACAACCATTGTACGTCATTTATTAAAGCAAGAAAGATTCAACCTAGAGTTTTCTATTTCTGCTACTTCTAGAGCACCAAGAGGAGAGGAAAAAGATGGTGAAGACTATTATTTTATCGACCTAAAAGAGTTTAAAAACAAAATTAAAGGTGATGAATTTTTAGAATGGGAAGAAGTCTATAGAGATAACTTCTACGGAACTTTAAAAAGCGAAATTGAGCGTATTTGGGCTTTAAAAAAACATGTTATTTTTGATATTGATGTAGTTGGTGGATTGCGTATTAAAAAGAAATATCCAGAAGAAACATTGTCTGTTTTTGTAAAACCACCAAGTGTAGATGAGTTAAAAATCCGTTTAAAAAAACGTTCTACAGAAAGTGAAGACAAAATAAACATGCGTATTGCAAAAGCTTCTGTAGAATTAGCAACGGCTCCACAGTTTGATAAGATTATAAAAAATTACATTTTAGAAGATGCTTTGCAAGAAGCGGAAGAGTTAATGAGTGATTTTTTGGAATTGAACTAA
- a CDS encoding YicC family protein, translating into MTGYGKSVLQLPTKKVTIEIKSLNSKNLDLNVRIPSYYKEKELAVRKKLARALVRGKVDFSIFVEMTADETSTTINHGVVKEYMQQLRNVVQTGTSDDVELLKMAVRMPDALKTEREELDENEWNLINESVDIAIKDIVQYRIDEAASLEIDFKERIANIKTYLEEVKALDGDRVENVKTRLKKAIDDLKVDTDENRFEQELIYYLEKLDINEEKVRLANHLDYFLQTMESEDSNGKKLGFIVQEMGREINTTGSKANFAPMQKAVIQMKNELEQIKEQILNVL; encoded by the coding sequence ATGACTGGTTATGGCAAGTCTGTATTACAATTACCTACTAAAAAAGTAACCATAGAAATTAAATCTTTAAACAGTAAAAACCTCGATTTAAACGTTCGTATTCCTTCTTATTATAAAGAGAAAGAATTAGCCGTGCGTAAAAAACTAGCAAGAGCGTTGGTTCGTGGTAAAGTAGATTTTTCAATTTTTGTAGAAATGACTGCAGATGAAACGTCTACAACTATTAATCACGGAGTGGTAAAAGAATATATGCAACAACTAAGAAATGTTGTACAAACCGGAACTTCTGACGATGTTGAATTATTGAAAATGGCCGTAAGAATGCCAGATGCTTTAAAAACAGAGCGTGAAGAGTTAGATGAAAACGAATGGAACCTTATCAACGAAAGTGTAGATATTGCTATTAAAGATATTGTACAATATAGAATTGATGAAGCTGCTTCTTTAGAAATAGATTTTAAAGAAAGAATTGCTAATATTAAAACCTATTTAGAAGAAGTAAAAGCTTTAGATGGAGATAGAGTAGAAAACGTAAAAACACGTTTAAAAAAGGCTATCGACGATTTAAAAGTAGATACTGATGAAAACCGTTTTGAACAAGAATTAATTTACTATCTAGAAAAATTAGATATTAATGAAGAGAAAGTTCGTTTGGCAAATCATTTAGATTATTTCTTACAAACAATGGAATCTGAAGATTCTAATGGTAAAAAATTAGGATTTATTGTTCAAGAAATGGGACGAGAAATAAACACCACCGGTTCTAAAGCTAATTTTGCACCTATGCAAAAAGCGGTAATTCAAATGAAAAACGAGCTAGAACAAATTAAAGAACAAATTTTAAACGTATTGTAA
- a CDS encoding DMT family transporter, which yields MDKRTLALIAVTIATIIYGLNYSIAKEVMPIYVKPFGFILIRVFGATIIFWSLGLFIKSQKIEKSDYLKLLLAAIFGIGLNMLSFFKGLSLTTPISASVIMVTSPIMVLIFSSILIRKAIGKLRILGVIIGLVGTVLLITYGNSSGTSGTNSNWGNFLIFVNATSYGLYLVISKSLIHKYHPITLVKWLYFIGFIFVLPFGYQEFTEVNWREMPTNIYWNIGFVVVFTSCITYLFNLYGLSKLKPTTVSVFIYLQPVIATIYALIIGSDSLNMTKIGATILIFCGVYLVTRQVEK from the coding sequence ATAGATAAGAGAACATTAGCATTAATTGCCGTTACCATAGCCACTATAATCTACGGACTAAATTACTCAATAGCTAAAGAGGTAATGCCTATTTACGTAAAACCCTTTGGTTTTATTTTAATAAGAGTTTTTGGAGCAACTATAATTTTTTGGAGTCTTGGTTTATTTATTAAATCTCAAAAAATAGAAAAATCTGATTATCTAAAATTACTCTTAGCAGCCATTTTTGGAATTGGTTTAAATATGCTCTCCTTTTTTAAAGGTTTAAGTTTAACAACACCTATTAGCGCTTCCGTTATTATGGTTACATCACCAATTATGGTTTTAATTTTTTCTAGTATATTAATTAGAAAAGCCATTGGAAAACTAAGAATATTAGGCGTAATCATTGGTTTAGTAGGTACTGTTTTACTTATTACGTATGGTAATTCATCTGGTACAAGCGGTACAAATAGCAATTGGGGAAATTTTTTAATTTTTGTAAATGCCACTTCTTATGGTTTATATTTAGTGATCTCCAAAAGTTTAATTCACAAATATCATCCAATTACGCTTGTTAAATGGCTGTATTTTATTGGGTTCATTTTTGTACTCCCTTTTGGTTACCAAGAATTTACAGAAGTCAATTGGCGAGAAATGCCCACAAATATTTATTGGAACATTGGTTTTGTCGTTGTCTTTACTTCTTGTATTACCTATCTTTTTAATTTATATGGTTTATCAAAATTGAAACCAACAACCGTTAGTGTTTTTATTTATCTACAACCTGTTATTGCAACAATTTATGCTTTAATTATTGGTAGTGATTCTTTAAACATGACAAAAATCGGGGCAACAATACTAATATTTTGTGGTGTCTATTTAGTAACTAGGCAAGTAGAAAAATAG
- the lysM gene encoding peptidoglycan-binding protein LysM — MGIFSFIKNAGAKVFGIGKTTEEENADKSEQLRNAITALNLEVTDLGIEVADDAVKLWGETADLATKEKVVLVVGNTNGIASVEDNLTVAETEVIEEAEMAQFHTVESGDTLGKIAKTYYGNAMKYPVIFEANKPMLSHPDKIYPGQVLRIPPLVD; from the coding sequence ATGGGAATTTTTTCATTCATTAAGAATGCTGGAGCAAAAGTTTTTGGCATTGGAAAAACTACAGAAGAAGAAAACGCAGATAAATCTGAGCAATTAAGAAATGCTATTACTGCTTTAAATTTAGAAGTTACAGATTTAGGTATAGAAGTAGCAGATGATGCTGTAAAACTTTGGGGAGAAACCGCTGACTTAGCTACCAAAGAAAAAGTAGTTTTAGTGGTAGGTAATACCAATGGTATTGCATCTGTAGAAGACAACTTAACAGTTGCAGAAACAGAGGTAATTGAAGAAGCAGAAATGGCACAATTTCATACAGTAGAAAGCGGAGACACTTTAGGTAAGATTGCCAAAACTTATTATGGTAACGCAATGAAATACCCTGTAATTTTTGAAGCAAACAAACCGATGTTATCACATCCAGATAAAATATACCCTGGTCAGGTATTAAGAATACCGCCTTTAGTAGACTAA
- the upp gene encoding uracil phosphoribosyltransferase, producing MIIHHLQEENSILNKFISEIRDVKIQKDSLRFRRNIERIGEVLGYELSKNLSYKNVSIETPLGEKTEQLFDNDVVLCSILRAGLPLHQGVLNYFDDAENAFISAYRHHPNNGAKSEIVVEYFAAPSIENKTLLLLDPMLATGQSLVSVFEAIKKQGTPAEIHVLVVIASKEGIEFIKDKFPENTHLWVAAIDDQLNNKGYIVPGLGDAGDLAFGTKL from the coding sequence ATGATTATTCACCATTTACAAGAAGAAAATTCTATTCTTAATAAATTTATTTCAGAAATTAGAGATGTAAAAATTCAAAAAGATTCACTTCGGTTTAGAAGAAATATTGAAAGAATTGGTGAGGTTTTAGGCTACGAATTAAGTAAAAACCTTTCTTATAAAAATGTTTCTATTGAAACTCCTTTAGGTGAGAAAACAGAACAATTATTTGATAACGACGTTGTTTTATGTTCAATTTTAAGAGCGGGATTACCTTTGCATCAAGGTGTGTTAAACTATTTTGATGATGCCGAAAATGCTTTTATTTCTGCATACCGTCATCACCCAAATAACGGTGCTAAATCTGAAATTGTAGTAGAGTATTTTGCAGCACCATCAATAGAAAACAAAACATTATTATTGTTAGATCCGATGTTAGCAACAGGGCAATCTTTAGTGTCTGTTTTTGAGGCGATAAAAAAACAAGGAACACCTGCGGAAATTCATGTTTTGGTGGTTATTGCTTCTAAGGAAGGAATCGAGTTTATAAAAGATAAATTTCCAGAAAACACACATTTATGGGTTGCTGCTATAGACGATCAATTAAATAATAAAGGATATATAGTTCCTGGTTTAGGAGATGCTGGAGATTTAGCTTTTGGAACTAAATTATAG
- a CDS encoding DUF6427 family protein, whose protein sequence is MLANFLEKSKPINFIVYFGLFFCFFIITVFSNLLTDNFTWLKTMENISFLGLFLIVFFFYNFIVSKNKLTFDHSYAFFIFILTSILFTPKILGLKALLTLIIYLLFLRKIYSLRSPKKVIQKLFDSGFWLGILFIIEPLTLIFLILIYASILLRKKVSFHTLLTPIIGFISPLIIYFAYLFWYDSSEEFQQLFTFNTINNIFIYKKDSTLWIFGTILLLTVSSIFLKSPKALSVNNSFKKSWIVLIINSIIAVAFALVITEKSGAEIVYFLIPASIIIANGFEVIEKMIVKNILSGLLLIGTILTYFLL, encoded by the coding sequence ATGCTAGCCAATTTTTTAGAGAAATCTAAACCAATCAATTTTATAGTCTATTTTGGACTCTTTTTTTGCTTCTTTATAATTACTGTTTTTTCTAACTTGTTAACAGATAATTTCACTTGGCTAAAAACCATGGAAAACATCTCTTTTTTAGGACTCTTTTTAATTGTTTTTTTCTTCTACAATTTTATAGTCTCAAAAAATAAATTAACGTTCGACCACTCTTATGCTTTCTTTATTTTTATATTAACAAGTATTCTTTTCACACCCAAGATACTAGGCCTTAAAGCCTTACTAACATTAATAATTTACCTCCTTTTTTTAAGAAAAATATACAGTTTACGTTCTCCTAAAAAGGTAATTCAGAAATTATTTGATAGTGGTTTTTGGTTAGGTATTCTCTTTATAATAGAACCTCTTACCTTGATTTTTCTCATTCTAATTTACGCATCTATTTTATTGAGAAAAAAGGTTTCTTTTCATACGCTACTAACTCCAATTATTGGGTTTATTTCTCCATTAATCATCTATTTTGCGTACTTATTTTGGTATGATTCTAGCGAAGAATTTCAGCAACTTTTCACTTTTAATACTATAAATAATATATTTATATATAAAAAAGACTCTACACTATGGATTTTTGGAACCATACTTTTACTAACTGTAAGTTCTATATTCTTAAAATCCCCGAAAGCGTTATCTGTAAATAATTCTTTTAAAAAGAGTTGGATTGTTTTAATTATCAACTCAATTATCGCAGTTGCTTTTGCTTTAGTAATTACCGAAAAGAGTGGAGCTGAAATTGTTTATTTTTTAATACCAGCATCTATAATTATAGCAAACGGATTTGAGGTTATAGAAAAAATGATTGTTAAAAACATTCTATCTGGCTTACTACTAATAGGTACAATTCTTACTTATTTTTTACTATAA
- a CDS encoding DUF6341 family protein: MIASNIFRWIGSLFTDLLFTPFHWLRLTVANADYGWWISNAVNWGFLLVLLCLFAYWLGQTLKFKREGTEDKA, translated from the coding sequence ATGATAGCAAGCAATATTTTTAGATGGATTGGTAGTTTATTTACCGATTTATTATTTACGCCATTCCATTGGTTACGTTTAACTGTAGCAAATGCAGATTATGGTTGGTGGATTTCTAATGCCGTTAATTGGGGATTTCTATTAGTTTTATTATGTTTATTCGCATATTGGTTGGGACAAACTCTTAAGTTTAAGAGAGAAGGAACGGAAGATAAAGCTTAA
- the trmB gene encoding tRNA (guanosine(46)-N7)-methyltransferase TrmB: MGSKNKLKRFKENETFNNVIQPTREEVVTDFSHKGKWHSFFGNNNPIVVELGCGKGEYTIALARRNPNKNYIGIDIKGARFWRGAKTAIEENLDNVAFVRTQIELVDFIFAENEVSEIWITFPDPQIKFQRTKHRMTNSSFMKKYHHILNEEGIMNLKTDSEFMHGYTLGLLHGEGHEILYANHTVYKNEGAPKEVTETQTFYEKQYLEVDKPITYIKFRLKY, translated from the coding sequence TTGGGAAGTAAAAATAAATTAAAACGTTTCAAAGAAAATGAAACGTTTAATAATGTCATTCAACCAACTAGAGAAGAAGTTGTAACAGATTTTTCTCATAAGGGTAAATGGCATTCTTTTTTTGGCAACAACAATCCTATTGTTGTAGAGTTAGGGTGTGGTAAAGGAGAATATACCATTGCTTTGGCTAGAAGAAATCCGAATAAAAACTATATTGGTATCGATATAAAAGGCGCTCGTTTTTGGAGAGGAGCAAAAACTGCAATAGAAGAAAATCTAGACAATGTAGCTTTTGTAAGAACTCAAATTGAGTTGGTCGATTTTATTTTTGCTGAAAATGAAGTTTCAGAAATTTGGATCACTTTCCCAGATCCACAAATAAAATTTCAACGCACAAAACATAGAATGACAAATTCTAGTTTTATGAAAAAATACCATCATATTCTTAATGAAGAAGGAATTATGAATCTAAAAACAGATTCAGAGTTTATGCATGGGTATACGTTAGGTTTGTTGCATGGTGAAGGTCATGAAATTTTATATGCTAACCATACTGTATATAAGAATGAAGGCGCACCAAAAGAAGTTACAGAAACACAAACTTTTTACGAAAAACAATATTTAGAAGTAGATAAACCTATTACCTACATTAAATTTAGATTAAAGTATTAA
- a CDS encoding MGMT family protein: MKESDNFFDKVYQVARLIPHGKVTSYGAIATYLGAARSARMVGWAMNKAHNLEDVPAHRVVNRKGLLTGKHHFDGTNLMQQLLESEGIIVIENQIQDLEKVFWNPMEELS; the protein is encoded by the coding sequence GTGAAAGAATCCGATAATTTTTTTGATAAAGTTTACCAAGTAGCTCGCTTAATTCCGCATGGAAAAGTTACCAGTTACGGAGCAATTGCTACCTATTTAGGAGCAGCAAGATCTGCAAGAATGGTAGGTTGGGCAATGAATAAAGCACATAATTTAGAAGATGTTCCGGCACATAGAGTCGTTAATAGAAAAGGATTACTAACAGGCAAACATCATTTTGACGGTACAAACCTTATGCAGCAATTACTAGAAAGCGAAGGGATTATTGTAATAGAAAACCAAATTCAGGATTTAGAAAAAGTATTTTGGAACCCTATGGAAGAGTTGTCTTAG